The following coding sequences lie in one Pseudarthrobacter phenanthrenivorans Sphe3 genomic window:
- a CDS encoding sugar phosphate isomerase/epimerase family protein: MSDFSRLSINSATTKKWTLAEVVEGCVNAGIPAIGPWRDRVEEVGLDKAARLIKDAGLRVSSLCRGGFLTAPDAEGQAAALADNRAAILEAAALDTRELFLVVGGLAPGEKDVVAARRRVADRLADLVPFAEENGVRLVLEPLHPMYAADRALISTLGQALDLAAPFDALTVGVAVDTFHVWWDPELKAQIDRAGRENRIASYQVCDFNMPIAADPLLSRGYMGDGVVDFATIGTWVHDAGYTGDIEVEIFNQDIWDTDGNSVLATVKERYAELVLPYA; encoded by the coding sequence ATGAGCGACTTCTCCCGGCTGTCCATCAACAGTGCGACCACCAAGAAGTGGACCCTCGCAGAGGTGGTGGAGGGGTGTGTCAATGCGGGCATCCCCGCCATCGGTCCTTGGCGGGACCGTGTGGAGGAAGTGGGCCTGGACAAGGCGGCGCGCCTGATCAAGGACGCCGGGCTCCGGGTCTCCTCCCTGTGCCGGGGCGGCTTCCTCACCGCACCGGACGCAGAAGGGCAGGCTGCTGCGCTTGCGGACAACCGTGCCGCCATCCTCGAAGCGGCTGCCTTGGATACCCGGGAGCTGTTCCTGGTGGTCGGCGGGCTTGCTCCGGGGGAGAAGGACGTGGTGGCGGCGCGCCGGCGGGTCGCGGACCGCCTGGCCGATCTGGTTCCCTTCGCAGAGGAGAACGGGGTCCGGCTGGTCCTGGAGCCGCTGCACCCGATGTACGCCGCGGACCGCGCCCTGATCTCCACCCTGGGGCAGGCGCTGGACCTTGCGGCGCCGTTCGATGCCCTCACGGTGGGCGTCGCCGTCGATACCTTCCATGTCTGGTGGGATCCGGAGCTTAAAGCCCAGATCGATCGCGCCGGCCGGGAGAACCGCATTGCCTCCTACCAGGTGTGCGACTTCAACATGCCCATCGCCGCCGATCCGCTGCTGTCCCGCGGATACATGGGCGACGGCGTGGTGGACTTCGCCACCATCGGCACCTGGGTCCACGACGCCGGCTACACCGGTGACATCGAAGTGGAAATTTTCAATCAGGACATCTGGGACACGGACGGCAACTCCG